The Torulaspora globosa chromosome 8, complete sequence genome segment TGAGTAGTTAAGACTGAATGTTCAGCTATATAGTTGTGATACTTCGTACAGTTTTGCACAAgcttgaagttgaagctTAGTTAAGTCTCAGTTCATATGCTGTGAGGTCGTGTCCAGACGACGTCAGTCAAAGCGATTGGCTAGATCGCGTTTATTCTTGGTGATCTTTCTGAGCTGTAGCTCCCTTTGGTAAAGAGCTTCCGTGTaatcttcaattgattTGTCTTTCTCCTTGAGCTGTCGCTCCGAGACCTTGAGTTTTCCATGTAGCGAAGTAATTTCtaattctttcttcatgaCGTCTTGACATAGAGCCAAGATGAGCTTTCTGGCAGCTTCTATTTGcttgtctttcttctccagctgctCTGATGCTTCCCGCAGAATCGGCtcgaactcttcttccagtGCGTCGCTCTCGCTATCAGTCTTGTCCATATCTATGTCCACGATTTCAGCCACACTCGTTTGGCTTTGCTGAACTGCATTTCTGCCGGTTGGTGCGGTTTCCTGGCGTGATTCTTTATGTGCCGGCTTGACACTCTCGATGATGGCAGTTTTTTCAGGAGCATTGGTAGTGGTGGTAGTGTCGCGAATCCTCGTTTTAGTCCCTAGTATCTTGTTGACGCCTAGCCGTGCTGTCGAAGACTGCACGGCAAAAGCTTTTGTAAGGGGAGCCATATTTGGCGCAAAAATCCGCACGACAGGCTCTTTAGCCGCTGGAACTTTGGCCACTGGCTCTTCGGTAATAGTCTCTCTGGTATGGGGTTTTCTTGCAATATTACCTTCGGCAGTAGGCTCTTTGCTAACACGTTCCTTAGCTTCAGCTCCCTTGGCGATAGCTTTCTCTGCACCGACTTCCATCGTACCCGTAGCCGGCATTTTGGAGGCTGGAACTTGCTTTATGGTAGCTTTTGGAACTGACTCTTCCGTAGCGGTCGCTCGTTTGGTCCATTCTTTTAAAAAGTTCGAATCTTCGGCAACTCGCTCCCCGGCAAAAGGCCCTTTGACAACATGTTCTTTAGCTTCAGCTCCCTTGGCAATAGCATTGTCTGCACCGACTTTCATCGTACCCGTAGCCGGGATTTTGGAGATTGGAACTTGCTTTACGGTAGCTTTTGTTACTGACTCTTCCGTAGCGCTCGCTTGTTTGGTCCATTCTTTTACGTTTATACCCATATTCTCCAGGAACTGATATGCCTTCTCGATAGACCATACTCTCAAATTTTTATTAAGCGCTGAAGCCCTCAGGGGATCATTGAGTATGCTCTCAACCGCTTTCGCTGCCTTAAAGTTGTCGCTAGATATAACTATCTCGACATCCGCATCAAGTTGGCTAGCGATCCTGGTTCCAAACTCTGAGTCAAAAATGCGCCTCAATTGAGCGATCTGCTTACTATGCAAGTTATCAGATTTCTGGGAGCTGGGACCTGGACCAAAATCAAACAATATAGAGCGCGTTTGCAGCAACGCACGCCAGCTCCGCTTCCACATTTCGCCTGGCCGTTTTTCTGGTAGTCGGACTTGTTTAGGAAGACTTGAACCGGCAAGAACCTTAGAAGGCGACTGCTTGCCTTCTTTACCAAATTCGGCAGCAAGTGGACCTCTTAGGGGAATAAACTCTAGTTTGCTTCTTTTATGCAATTGCTGATAATAGTACGCATGGGAGTGTTCATAGTTTTCTGTCGAGCATATGTTATTCGTCACGCTAACTTTCGGATGAGACGCCATTGAGGAGTGCTTCGCTATTCCTGGCTCAACCAGGTTCATAACCGTACTCTTGCTGAACCACGATTTTTCATCAAACTTGGCTCTCACTTTAATGGCCAATTCACGAttgattcttcttctttcgaCTTCAGGGTCCTGGTGCAAGGAATCCTTCCCTGCACTGATCGGACGATCGATAGAGGAGTTTTCATGAAGTGTTCCATGAGAAACCGGTCGCTGCACTGAAGAATGTGCTTTCGGTGACTCGTTGCGGCCTGGATTCACGAATCCCTTAGGAGATTGCTCTTCGTTGTCGGTCGAGGTCTCTTCGGAATCAGTTAGGTAAAACAGTTGAGGCCTCGAAAGGTTCTTGTCCTCTTCCAACTGTTGATCGGCAGCGAGCTTAGGAGGTGCCGTGTCTTGAATAACCACCGCACCTCTAAGATGATGTGGCTTTTGTCGAGGCGTAATGTTTGGACGCTTATCGTTAATTTTCTCGCTAGTGAAAAGTTCAATATCGGTAACAATTCTCGCCTCAACTGGGTGCTCGGGCTTTCTGTCTTCATCAAGCCCCGATGTTGATCTCGCACTTCCATCGATTGAATGGGTGTCTTCGGACTTGATCAGCATATTGTTTTGATAAAGTTTAGTAAAAAGGTCTGCTAAAGCCTGTCTCTGAGAAGAAGTATTGGGCGGTTCCTGCAGTAGGGCATTATTCCATTTCTCTGCTATACCCATCAGTGGTCCCGAATCCATACTTTTCTTGGCAGTTGTAGGGTGCACTGGGTTAAGAATGTTGTTTTCTTTATTGAACTGTTCTTGTTTCTGGTTTCCAACACTATTTCTCATCTCTGAGCTTTCTTGTGGGGCTTTATGAATACCAGCACTGGTGGATTTTGCATCCCGGTTAGCCGTTAATGTACGCGTATGAGAAACAACCGCTGGAATATCTTTGTTACTTTCGCTGGATGGAGATCGATCTTTAATAATATCTCTGGCATTATAATCCTCTTCATTATTCAGTAGTGACGCGACACTAGGTATT includes the following:
- the SIR4 gene encoding chromatin-silencing protein SIR4 (ancestral locus Anc_8.442), with amino-acid sequence MQNDSDSSSGSSVSPASRSSPISTQTIPLLSKLPAAEQSRVSDEPSLLDNRTPPPRQIPLFRFTPTAESWKQKSTSASPSASRPALGIVPQSKSSPKNKKATDQEKLLKPTRIPKDRLLSLLRSKSKVGNFHNVTVNKADMQQLSRSGTTIPEFISVNQSTRVRTAPSEKVTERPGEGGHTNLGELAHEKLTPYEVFSKNRTFTSSVKNLLQLDISNQATKQAPDAKVHKEMPTIESDSTQRSDAVEKPPAAKEETQLPSAINDTSRKIESSVARKRTFDVAMSEDQQSAADAASPNKYFKEAEHGTAVAEDRERNSDIVSMNKDFKAPRSDAVIAEDQRPKAGAASLNKNVRMPRNIEANQEQDLGTDTVSLNNNSKPQAHGEVTSLSKIPSVASLLNNEEDYNARDIIKDRSPSSESNKDIPAVVSHTRTLTANRDAKSTSAGIHKAPQESSEMRNSVGNQKQEQFNKENNILNPVHPTTAKKSMDSGPLMGIAEKWNNALLQEPPNTSSQRQALADLFTKLYQNNMLIKSEDTHSIDGSARSTSGLDEDRKPEHPVEARIVTDIELFTSEKINDKRPNITPRQKPHHLRGAVVIQDTAPPKLAADQQLEEDKNLSRPQLFYLTDSEETSTDNEEQSPKGFVNPGRNESPKAHSSVQRPVSHGTLHENSSIDRPISAGKDSLHQDPEVERRRINRELAIKVRAKFDEKSWFSKSTVMNLVEPGIAKHSSMASHPKVSVTNNICSTENYEHSHAYYYQQLHKRSKLEFIPLRGPLAAEFGKEGKQSPSKVLAGSSLPKQVRLPEKRPGEMWKRSWRALLQTRSILFDFGPGPSSQKSDNLHSKQIAQLRRIFDSEFGTRIASQLDADVEIVISSDNFKAAKAVESILNDPLRASALNKNLRVWSIEKAYQFLENMGINVKEWTKQASATEESVTKATVKQVPISKIPATGTMKVGADNAIAKGAEAKEHVVKGPFAGERVAEDSNFLKEWTKRATATEESVPKATIKQVPASKMPATGTMEVGAEKAIAKGAEAKERVSKEPTAEGNIARKPHTRETITEEPVAKVPAAKEPVVRIFAPNMAPLTKAFAVQSSTARLGVNKILGTKTRIRDTTTTTNAPEKTAIIESVKPAHKESRQETAPTGRNAVQQSQTSVAEIVDIDMDKTDSESDALEEEFEPILREASEQLEKKDKQIEAARKLILALCQDVMKKELEITSLHGKLKVSERQLKEKDKSIEDYTEALYQRELQLRKITKNKRDLANRFD